The Monomorium pharaonis isolate MP-MQ-018 chromosome 5, ASM1337386v2, whole genome shotgun sequence genome includes a window with the following:
- the LOC118645824 gene encoding uncharacterized protein LOC118645824 isoform X2, with translation MDSETKNIYKNGILFNISMYFEVEREIDFEAFLCINDTLFQSIIPTVGQRAKFLKKLDILRKKLNGLQELSSSTEHIKELVLEENNSCSILKLNVSEIPQLEENEVINIEAIHIENISYDLDNNNITLDTVVNKETSKEHNLCDKIVCSSN, from the exons ATGGATAGTGaaaccaaaaatatttacaagaatGGAATTTTGTTCAATATATCGATGTATTTCGAGGTAG AACGCGAGATTGATTTTGAGGCGTTTCTTTGTATAAATGACACGTTATTTCAATCGATTATACCCACTGTTGGACAacgtgcaaaatttttaaaaaagttagacatcttaagaaaaaagttaaacgGACTCCAG GAGTTATCATCGAGCACTGaacatataaaagaattagttctagaagaaaataattcttgTTCGATTTTGAAGCTCAATGTTTCAGAAATTCCGCAATTAGAGGAAAACGAAGTCATAAATATAGAAGCTATTCATATTGAAAACATATCTTATGATTtggataacaataatataacattagaCACAGTGGTCAATAAGGAAACATCCAAGGAGCATAATTTGTGTGACAAAATTGTTTGTTCCA GCAATTGA
- the LOC118645824 gene encoding uncharacterized protein LOC118645824 isoform X1, which yields MDSETKNIYKNGILFNISMYFEVEREIDFEAFLCINDTLFQSIIPTVGQRAKFLKKLDILRKKLNGLQELSSSTEHIKELVLEENNSCSILKLNVSEIPQLEENEVINIEAIHIENISYDLDNNNITLDTVVNKETSKEHNLCDKIVCSSEPRSKKNKKQNVKKIC from the exons ATGGATAGTGaaaccaaaaatatttacaagaatGGAATTTTGTTCAATATATCGATGTATTTCGAGGTAG AACGCGAGATTGATTTTGAGGCGTTTCTTTGTATAAATGACACGTTATTTCAATCGATTATACCCACTGTTGGACAacgtgcaaaatttttaaaaaagttagacatcttaagaaaaaagttaaacgGACTCCAG GAGTTATCATCGAGCACTGaacatataaaagaattagttctagaagaaaataattcttgTTCGATTTTGAAGCTCAATGTTTCAGAAATTCCGCAATTAGAGGAAAACGAAGTCATAAATATAGAAGCTATTCATATTGAAAACATATCTTATGATTtggataacaataatataacattagaCACAGTGGTCAATAAGGAAACATCCAAGGAGCATAATTTGTGTGACAAAATTGTTTGTTCCAGTGAGCCTCGTtctaagaaaaacaaaaaacaaaatgttaaaaaaatttgctag